The following nucleotide sequence is from Wolbachia endosymbiont (group E) of Neria commutata.
AGAGGTCAATTAACAGGAGTGGGACCAGGTGAAGGCAACATAAAAATGCTCCTTCCTGATTGTCATACAGATTTTGTATTTTCTGTTTTAGCAGAAGAGTTTGGCTTAATTACGTGTTTAATTGCATTAATACTCTTTGGCATCATTGCAATGCGGCTCCTTTATGTTGCATATAGGGAAAGTGTACTATTTAATCTACTTGTGATTCTTGGTATATCAATTCAATTTATTACACAATTTATAATGAACATAGGGGTGACACTAAGTGTTTTCCCTACAACCGGTATAACCCTACCTTTACTTAGTTATGGCGGATCATCTCTACTCTCTTCAAGTATTGCACTTGGCATAATGCTGTCTTTTAGCAGGAATCAATCTACTCAATTAAGTTTTCGAGAGCGTATCATTTTTAACTCCAACTCTGAATTAGAGAAAACTTAAACTGGTAGGGAGAATAGAGTAACTGTATAGTCCCGGAATATGATATATGAGAAATGACCATCAGAAGGAGAAGTTGTGAGACTATACATTGCTGAAGACCTTAGGGATTATCTGTTTGTCATCGCTCAAAAGCCATAGTATAATAATAAACATTATATAACAAAATTTTCAGTGCTATTACCCTTTCTATTAATTCTATCTCTAATTGCTAAATTTATTGAAATTGACATTTCCGTACCTAGTTTTCCTGATATAGTTCGCTATTTTAACGTACCGGAAGGGACGATTCAATTAACTATTGCTTACAATTTTTTAGGCTTTTGCATTGGCGGACTGTTTTTTGGTCCATTGTCCGAATGCTACGGCAGAAGAAAAATGATGATTATAGGTAGTACCTTGCTGCTAATCGGTGCTATTGGTTGCGTATTTGCACCGTCGGTTTTTTGGCTTGTAATTGCTCGTTTTATTCAAGGTATTGGTGCAAGCGCATCTGTAGTTGCGTTTGCCATAGTTGCAGATAGTTATCAAGGTGACAAAGCAGTAAAGTTTATAGGTATTATGAATGCAACTTTAACTGTAGTAATGGCAATTGCACCTGTTTTAGGAAGCTTTATTAATGAAGCTGTAGGATGGCGTGGTAATTATGCAACTGTTGCAGTAATTTGTTTGATCTCTTGGATTTCACTACTTTTAGCGCTCCCAGAAACAAAAAAAGACCGCACGGCTTTCAGTTTAAAAAAAATGATGCAAGATTACAAAAAATTATTATCTAGCTCAAAATTCGTTGCACTGTCCTTAATATCAAGTCTCTTTACTTCTGCATATATGTCATTCATTACTTGTGGACCATTTTTATATATGGAAACTTTTGGGTTGCCAAGCAAAATTTATGCACTACATCAAGGTTTGATTGTAGGCTCTTTTTCTCTAACTAGCTTATTCTCTGGTAAAATCCTACAAAAACTTGGAGCAAGATGGTGCGTAATTAATGGTACAATTGTTATCGTTATTGGCGCTCTACTACTTACAATACTAAGTGTATTTACACCTTATTCTCCTTACTTGATAACACTATCTATGATAATTTTTTCTACTGGTGCTGCAATCTGCCAGGCAATAGTTTTTAATGTATCAGTGAATGTTTTTCCTGAAATTAAGGGTACGGCCTCATCTGCGATATCATGTATAAGATCTTTTATAATGGCTATTTTTATAGGCTTAACAAGTTATGTCTACAATGGCCAAGTAATCAGTGTATCTCTTCTTGTTTTATCTGCAGTAATATTAGAACTTATTTTCACTGTATATTTATTACGGTCACCTGAAAGTTTTGAGTAAGTAATTTTTAATATATTGATTAAATACAGTTTTAATGTATAATTTAATCAGTGAATTGAGGTTGGGGTATAGGTGTGAGTGGCGATTCCTATGAATTATTAGAAGTAGATAGAAGCTCCACTATAGAAGAGATAAGAAAAAAGTATTATGAATTAAAGTGGTCATATGATTGCCGAAAAGAACTGGGAAAACTAGAAAAAGATAAAGAAGATGAGTTTAATAATATCACAAAAGCATATCATGAGTTATCAACTAATGAACACCATTTGATACTTAGTGGATATCCCATTGCTTTAGCAATTAATAGCACTGATGAATCATTAACAGAAGAAGAGATTGAAGATATATTACAGAAAAATGATACAGCACTACAAGAATTGCAGGATCAAGAGGAAAAAGAAGTAGAAGAGAAATTTAAGAAACTTGACTTGAAATTTCAAGAAATGAAAGATCAGCAAGAATATGAAGCAATGGAGAAACAACTTAAGAAAGCAGATGTATTATTATCAACCGTAAAAAATAAAGAGCGCAACGAATCAAGAAAGGCAGAAATTAGACAAATAAAGGAAAGAATCAAAGAATTGAAAGAAGCAATCAAATTATTTAAATTGCTAGATAAAGGATTTATATTGTGGGAAGAAAGGACTAAGTTGCTAGAAACAAAAACAGAATTATCAGAGCAATTGAGTGATCTAAAAACACGCATTGAATTAAAAGCTTCATACAAAAAAATGTCTGACATTTTTATGGCAGCTACTGGGGTATTTATTATTGTTGATTCAATAATAGCAGTATTGTTTTCAATGAATTTAGTAAGCTTAGAAATAATGCTACTTTCAACTATAGCATCCACTGCTGTATCTCTAATTTGTGTAGGTTTTGCTATTCATTATAATAATCAAGCGTTCACAGAAGTAGATACTGAGTTGTTAAATAGTACTGATCAATTGAATATAGAGAAGTTTAGCCAAAATAAAGAAAATTCACTTTGCAGTTGAAAAATAATTTTTCTGCTGCATTATATTGTTATGAATAACATTACAACAAAGCAAGTAATATCCTTCATCCTGAAAATGCTGCATCCATTCAAGTGGCAAGTTATTCTCATGTGTTTTATCCCGTTATTTTGGGCAATTGACCACTCTTTTAGTCCTTATATGATAAAAATTATTGTGGATCGAATTGCTGTAGCGCCTGCTGAAAATATGCTTGAACATTTGACTACTCCTGCTGCGCTTTATGTTTTGATATTGTTTTGTATGGTGTGCATTCATAGGCTATATGAGTATCTTGTTGATATTTCACTGGTTCCAAATCTCCATAAAAAAATTAATGACTCAAGTTTTGAGGTGCTGCTTGGCAAAAGTCATCATTATTATCAAAATAATTTCGCAGGCAGTCTTGCAAATAAGATAAACAATCTGGTAGATAACATTCCTGAAATAATATAAATTGTTGTGGAAATATTCCTTCATCAAGCCTTTGCTCTTAGTATCGCTATTTATGCACTATGGACAGTAAATTCTAGCTTTGCAATCGCAATGCTTACTTGGGCTGCATTGTTTATAATTTTATCTCTTACTTTTTTGAAAAGGTTAGTACACCTTTCAACTACTTTTTCAGAGTATGGATCAATAATTACAGGTAGAATGGTAGATGTATTTTCTAATATTTTATCAGTAAGATTATTTGCAAGGAATAATACTGAAAGAATATCTCTGAGCACCACTTGTAAAGAAGCCACTTTAATAGAACAGAAGATATGGTGGGTTTACTTTTTGATTTTCTGTGTTTATGGATTTTCATACGTAATTGTGCAAGCGTTTAATTTGTACTTTTTAATCAAAGGTAGACAGCAAGGAACCATAACCGTTGGAGATTTTGGTGTGCCATAGGGACACAAAGAATGTTCTGAAAAGAGCAAACTAAGTGCAAAAGCTACGCAATAGATGAGGGTGGGCCCCTCGAAGCCGGTTTACAAGAGCAGGCTTCAAACAACCATAAGCTGCTTTGGTAAAGAGCCAAGGTAGTGAGCATTATGGAAAAGGCGTAATTATGCGTCATGTATGGAATAGAAAGATGAACGAAAGTGAACCACTGATGAAGTGTCGAAAACAATTAGGTGGCGTCAAAACCAGGGGGTCTTGATTAACCTGGGATAAGTCTATCAGGAACTTGTTTACTGGGTAGATGGCGTCCGGCATAGAGGTGGCATGAATCTATTTCAGGCTATTGTGTGGAACTACGGGAACCTGTCGTTTCGATGATAAGGGAGAAATCCAAGGAGCTAAACTCCAAGGGTGAGAGTACCGATACGGAAAACAGGGGCGGATCAGCTCGTAGTAGTGAAGAAGTTTCTGTAATGGGAATGGAGCGAAGGGGCTGAGTTATTCAGTTTTAGTTATTTGTCAACCGAAAGGGAGGAGTAAATGAATAAAACAAAGTCTTTTGATATACCGAAGCAACTTATTAGGAGAGCTTATAAACAAGTGTCCAAAAACAAGGGTGCTGCTGGTGTAGATGAGGTTTCGATAACAAAGTTTGAGGAAGATCTAAAAGATAATCTCTATAAACTATGGAATCGGATGTCATCTGGAAGTTATTTTCCAGAGCCTGTAAAAGCTGTAGCAATACCAAAAGGTACGGGAGGGGGACAAAGAATTTTATGTGTTCCTTCAGTATCGGACAGGATAGCGCAGACAGCAGCTACAATGTATCTAGAACCGTTAGTAGAACCGAAGTTTCATGAAGATTCATATGGTTATAGACCAAACAAATCTGCACTGGATGCGGTAGGAACTGCGAGGAAAAGATGCTGGTGGTACGATTGGACGATAGATCTTGATATAGCAGGATTTTTCGACAATTTGGACCACGAGTTGGCATTGCAAGCTATCAAAAGGCACACAGACTGCAAATGGGTCATACTGTATGTTGAAAGATGGATAAAAGCTCCAATTCAGCAAGCAGATGGCGGTAAGGTAGTTAGGGAAAAAGGAGTTCCGCAAGGAGGTTCAACAAGCCCGCTGATCTCAAACATATTTATGCATCATGTATTTGATGAGTGGATGAGACGAAAGTGCCCAACAATAGCATTTGAGAGGTATGTAGATGATGCGATAGTGCACTGCAAGAGTAGTAGGCAGGCAGAATTTATGAGGGTAGCAATAGAAGAAAGATTGGCTGAGTATAAGCTAAAATTACATCCTGAAAAGACACAAATTGTGTACTGCAAGGATGACAATAGGAAAAGTGAATTTCCTAAACAAAGTTTTGATTTTCTGGGTTATACATTTAGACCCAGGTTAGCAAGAAATAAAATAGGAAAGCATTTTGTTTCATTTCTTCCTGCGATTAGCAACAAGGCCAAGAAAAATATTACTACAACCATAAGGTCATGGAAAATACTACGAAATACACACAAAACATCAGAGGAAATATCAAAGATAGTAAATCCAATAGTCAGAGGCTGGTATCAGTACTATGGCAGGTTTTACAGGAAAGAGATATACAAACCTCTGAGAAACATAGAGCGGCACCTAGAAAAGTGGGTCAGAAGAAAGTATAAGAAGCTTCGAAATCATGGAAGACTAGCAAGGCAACTTCTAGGAAAAATGAGGAAAGAAGAGCCAAATACTTTTTACCACTGGACACTTGGTTTAGGGCAAAAGACTGAATAATGGGAGCTGTGTGAGTCGCGAGGTTCATGCACAGTTCTGCGAGAGACTGGTGGGGAAGTTCCACCGGTCTACTCTCCCTTTGAAGGCTGGAATTAGAATAAATTATGCTCAAGGTGGTAAGTGTAGTTTTACAAATTGTGTAACGGAAAAAATTGGTAAACTAGAAGGAGTAAAAGAGAGCGTAAAAATTGTTAGCAGTATCATCTGCCAATTAACATCAAAAGGAGCAGTTTTTGACCAAAATTATCACAAAATAAACGATGCGTTAAAGAAATCAGGAATTTTTGAAGATCATGAAATTAATTTACAAAAAGCCACTAAAGAATTTTCTAAGCATATTAATGAATTTCATAGAATCGTTGAAAGCGCAGTAGTACAAGGTGAACTCAAAAATCTAGAAACAGATAACACTACTTTCTTCATTGAGTGTTCGCCGGATAGTATAGTTGATGTTGCTAAACTTATAAATGGAGCAAAAAGCTTAGTAGAATCCGGTGGTGGTATAGTAAAAATCGGTCAAAATACACTAAAGATCGAAAAAAACAATGGAATAACAAATTATTCTAATCTTTTAGGCAATGGGCGTGTTGTGCTAACACTTAAGGGATTAGAGATCACATTGTATTGTGATGCACAGAATAAAGGCAGGATGATTGTAGAAGTAAGTGATAATGATATGGAGATGATCAATCGATTAAGCGACGAAACAAAAAAAGAAATGTTTGGAAATTACCTGCTCGAAGGGATCCCTCTTTGTAATGCTATTAAACAGGGATATTGTGAAAGATCTGTAGAATTACAATTTTCTGAAACAATTAGTTTCCCTGAAAAAGTCATGAAAAAAGCAAGTGAACTAATAACAAGCTTGGAAGACAGTGGTAGTAATATAGATACACCGACAAATTGGAGAAACAAAATACGCACAGAATCAGGCAAAGGAGCAGCTGTTGTGAAGGGATAAGCTATGGTTGCAAAGTGCTGAAACTTACTATAGCGCCCCTCAATACAAATCTTGTATGCCTAAACAGGCATTATATTCTTATCATTTGCTTTGGAAAGAACTATAGTAGGTTGGTTTCTGAACAAGGTGTTAAAAAGGAAAGCCTTGTTCGGTTGCGCAATTTCCCATATTATAGACAGCATGGAAAGGTGGCTGAGTGGTCTAAAGCACATGCTTGGAAGGCATGCACATATGAAAATATGTCGTGGGTTCAAATCCCACCCTTTCCGCCATATTGCTTCTAGACTTAACTAAGTAGTTAATTTCTCTAACCTACATTTTAATCGAGAAACAATAGGGTGGTTATACTTTTCGCAAATAGATATAGCTCTCTCTAGGCTCTGTGAACAAAATTTTATGAGGGCCATATAAGTGCGTCAACGAAATTCAAAAAGCCCATAAAAACTTCAGCAGTTTTGTCAAAACGAGAGAAGATGCGCCTGAAATGCTTTATTTTACAAAAAAAAACACTCAACCAAATGTCTCTCCTTATAAACGTGCTTGTCATAATCTCTTTGCACTTTTCAATTCCTTTTTGGAGACTTCGCATTTTTTGTCCTCAAGACTAGCCACAAAAGCATTACTATCGTAGCCTTTATCCGCTACTACAACGGAGTTATGGAGATTAGACCCCCTGCGAAAAGGTAGAAAGTAGGTAAAAACGACTAAAAAGCATGTAAAATGAAAATTTTAGAAGAGTAAAATGGCAATAAGTTACGTGAAAATAGCAAAAACACCATATGTTTTTAGACAATTGACAGGGCTCACAACATCTGAATTTGAAAAAATTGTGGCAAAAGTGCGTCCAGAGTGGGAAAAAATGGAGGCGAAAAAGAAATGTCATGGAAGAAAATCGCATGTTGAGGCGCTAGAAGACAGGATTTTATGTGTTCTAATTTATTACAGAACGTACATAACGCATCCATTTTTAGGGTTTTTGTTTAATTTGCACAACTCAAATATTTGCCGACTTTTGAAGAAAATGGAGCCATTATTGGCCAAAAAAATTACTATAAAAAAGGATAGAACGCTGACTCCAGAAAGGATTTTAAAGATTTTGGCAGATGTCACGGAGGAACCGATACAGCGGCCGAAAGACAGCAAAAAACGTAAAAATCTTATTCCAGAAAGAAAAAAATGACCACGATGAAAACCGAAATTGTGATTGAGGGAAATGGGCAAATTTTGTCAGTTTCAAGATCACATCGAGGTCGAATGCATGATTTTCGCATAAGGAAACAGGAAAAATTGTTGCCCAAAGATAGCATAAAATATGCTGATTCTGGGTATCAAGGTTGGCAAAAACTGCAGAAAAACGTTGTGATTCCGTACAAAAAATACCGTAAAAAGCCACTAACGGAGGGGCAAAAGGAGCATAATCGAAAATTGGCATCGTTCAGGATGCGGGTGGAAAATAAGATACGCGAGATAAAAATCTTCAAAATAATGTCAAATGTTTACCGCAATTTTCAGAAGAAATACAACTTGAGATTTAATATTATTGCCGGAATTGTGAATTTGCGGCATGGTTTTTAATAATTTTTGGGCTGGGGATTTCTTACCAGATTTTATCAGCAACTTGCTTCACGTTGTTTCGCAGGGGTCTCTTTTCCTTTTTTTGATGCATACTTAAAATTAGCATCAAGTTCTTCTATTGATTCTTGTGTCAAAGAGGATGAGGATAGAGAAGCAGGGTCAATTGTAGGCATTGTTACTACTGTTCTATCAGAAAATGATACACTATTGGTAGTGGCTTGAATATCAGTAAGCATTTTTATTCCTTGAATTAGTTAATAAGAGTGTTGTTTAAATTAAAAATATTTTTATAATAACTTATAAGTTGTTTAATTCAATAACTATTTACTAGAAATTGATAAAGGATATTTTGAAAGTAGAGTTGGCTGATTTAGTGATAATTACAAAATATGTGTTAATTTATTTAATTAAGTTGAGATTTTATGAAGCAGGATTATAGTGTTTTAATAAAGGACGGACAAGAACATCTTGATAATGGTGATTTCAAAAATGCTATAAAAATAGGTAAAGAACTTGAAAATATGGGCTGTCCAGATGGATATGAAATTCAGGCTGAAGCCTATAGAGAACTTGGTCAGGAAGAAGAAGTAATAAAAATCTTAGAAAAAGGTATTCGAGTATTTCAAGACTCTCCTACGTTTTTGGCAATGCTTGGTGATTTCAAATGTGATCTTGGTCATTATGAAGAAGCTATAGATTGCTATGAGGATGCGCTTAAAGTTAAAAGCTCTGATGATGTTTTTTTATTGTATGTATATTATAACTATGCTCTTACTTTAAATAGAGTCTCTAGAACTGATGAAGCAATATATAAACTAAAATTGATAATTTCTGATCCTGATTTTAAACAAACAGATAGAAGTTTTATTGAATTGTGCTATGGGTTATTGATAGACTCATATAACAAACATCAAAGCTATGATGAAGCAGCTCAGATTTTCAATGATTTTATTGTAAAATATGATGACAATCAACACGGTGAACACCTGCCATATTTGTACTCAAAATTTATGACAACGCTTGTGCATATCGGAAAGATTGATAAAGTCTTAGATCTTTTAGAAAGCTTACCATTTGCAGAGCCAAGACTATATGAAGAGCAAGCTGAAATCTGTGAAGGACTTAATAAGACAGAAGAAGCAGTTAAAATCTTAGAAAAAGGTGTTCAAGTATTTCAAGAATCCTGGAGTTTATGGGAATTATTAGGCAATCATAACTCTGATCTTGGTAATTATGAAAAAGCTATAAATTGCTATGAAAGTGGATTAAATACTGAAAATCCAAATAAGCTGGCTCTTTATTATAATTACGCTAGCGTTTTATCTCGCCTTGGAAAAACAAATGAAGCGCTTGAGAAGTTGGAGCTTATTACTAAAAACACTGATTTTATAGAAGAGAATGTAGGGCTTTTAACACTATGTAACAGCTTGTTAATTCATTTACATAATGAGCTTGAGAATTATGATAGGGCGATTGAAATATTTAACGAATTTGCTACTAAACATCAGGTTGATCAAGACGAGTACCATGAGGAATTGTCGAGTTTGTATTCATCTTTCGCATTTGCATTATGGAAATTAGGATATGTAGATGAGGCATTAGAAGTGTCATTAGAAGCAGTATTTTTCAATAAACATAACATGAATGCTTTGAG
It contains:
- the ltrA gene encoding group II intron reverse transcriptase/maturase; protein product: MNKTKSFDIPKQLIRRAYKQVSKNKGAAGVDEVSITKFEEDLKDNLYKLWNRMSSGSYFPEPVKAVAIPKGTGGGQRILCVPSVSDRIAQTAATMYLEPLVEPKFHEDSYGYRPNKSALDAVGTARKRCWWYDWTIDLDIAGFFDNLDHELALQAIKRHTDCKWVILYVERWIKAPIQQADGGKVVREKGVPQGGSTSPLISNIFMHHVFDEWMRRKCPTIAFERYVDDAIVHCKSSRQAEFMRVAIEERLAEYKLKLHPEKTQIVYCKDDNRKSEFPKQSFDFLGYTFRPRLARNKIGKHFVSFLPAISNKAKKNITTTIRSWKILRNTHKTSEEISKIVNPIVRGWYQYYGRFYRKEIYKPLRNIERHLEKWVRRKYKKLRNHGRLARQLLGKMRKEEPNTFYHWTLGLGQKTE
- a CDS encoding DnaJ domain-containing protein codes for the protein MSGDSYELLEVDRSSTIEEIRKKYYELKWSYDCRKELGKLEKDKEDEFNNITKAYHELSTNEHHLILSGYPIALAINSTDESLTEEEIEDILQKNDTALQELQDQEEKEVEEKFKKLDLKFQEMKDQQEYEAMEKQLKKADVLLSTVKNKERNESRKAEIRQIKERIKELKEAIKLFKLLDKGFILWEERTKLLETKTELSEQLSDLKTRIELKASYKKMSDIFMAATGVFIIVDSIIAVLFSMNLVSLEIMLLSTIASTAVSLICVGFAIHYNNQAFTEVDTELLNSTDQLNIEKFSQNKENSLCS
- a CDS encoding multidrug effflux MFS transporter, producing MLLPFLLILSLIAKFIEIDISVPSFPDIVRYFNVPEGTIQLTIAYNFLGFCIGGLFFGPLSECYGRRKMMIIGSTLLLIGAIGCVFAPSVFWLVIARFIQGIGASASVVAFAIVADSYQGDKAVKFIGIMNATLTVVMAIAPVLGSFINEAVGWRGNYATVAVICLISWISLLLALPETKKDRTAFSLKKMMQDYKKLLSSSKFVALSLISSLFTSAYMSFITCGPFLYMETFGLPSKIYALHQGLIVGSFSLTSLFSGKILQKLGARWCVINGTIVIVIGALLLTILSVFTPYSPYLITLSMIIFSTGAAICQAIVFNVSVNVFPEIKGTASSAISCIRSFIMAIFIGLTSYVYNGQVISVSLLVLSAVILELIFTVYLLRSPESFE